The Guyparkeria halophila DNA window CAGCTCGTCCTTGAAGCGCTCGAGGAAGGCCTTCGGGCCGATGCGCTCGCGCATCCAGCGTTCGATGAACGGCTTGGCGGTCTGCCAGAGGTCGAGGTCCGGGTAGAGCTCGCGGCCCAGCCCTTCGATGGCGAGCAGGGTCTTTTGCAGCAGCACCAGCTGCGGCTGGACTTCCATGTCGAACTGGCGCGCGACCTGGAACAGTCGCAGCAGGAAGTGGCCGAAGGAGATCTCCCGGAGCGGCTTTTGGAAGATCGGCTCGCAGACCGTGCGGATCGCCGCCTCGAATTCCTCCACGCGGGTGGTGTTCGGCACCCAGCCGGACTCGACGTGCAGCTCGGCCACCCGGCGGTAGTCGCGGTTGAAGAAGGCGTGGAAGTTCTCGGCGAGATAGCGCTGGTCCTCGGGCATCAGCGAGCCGACGATGCCGAAGTCCACCGCCATGTAGCGGGGTTGGTCGGGGTCGGTCGCGTCGACAAAGATGTTGCCCGGGTGCATGTCGGCGTGGAAGAAGTTGTGCTTGAACACCTGGGTGAAGAACACCTCGACGCCGCGCTCGGCCAGCCGCTTCATGTTCACGTTGGCCGCCCGCAGCAGGTCCATGCGCGCGATCGGAATGCCGTGAATGCGCTCCTGGACCAGCACGTCGGTGCGGCACCAGTCCCAGTAGACCTCGGGGACGTAGAGCATCTTCGATCCCTCGAACTGGCGCTTGAGTTCGGCGGCGTTGGCCGCCTCGCGCTGCAGGTCGAGCTCGTTCATCAGGGTCTTGTCGAACTCGCGTACCACCTCGACCGGGTGCAGGCGCGGGCCTTCCGACCAGTAGCGTTCGGCCAGTCGGGCCACGGTGTAGAGGATCTCGAGATCACTGCGGATGCGCCGATGGATGCCCGGTCGGGTGATCTTGACGACCACCTCCTGGCCGTCGTCCAGCGTGGCGGCATGCACCTGGGCGATCGAGGCCGAGGCGAGCGGTTCGGCCTCGAAGCGGGCGAAGTGCTCGGTGACCGAGTCGCCCAGTGCCGCCTCGATGCGCTGGCGGGCAAGCTCGGCCGGGAACGGGCGCACCCGGTCCTGCAGCGCCGAGAGCGCCTCGGACAGGTCCGGCGGCAACAGGTCGCGCCGCGTGGAGAGCATCTGGCCGAACTTGACGAAGATCGGTCCGAGATCCTCGAGCGCGGCGACCAGCCGTTCGCCGCGCGTGCGTTGCCGGTTGTTGGAAAACCAGTACCAGGGCGACGTGAATTTGAGAAAACGGATCGGGCGGAAGATCTTGAGCGCCAGCACGATCTCGTCGAGACCGTGGCGCAGCAGCACGAACTGGATGACCACCAGTCGCCAGAGCAGTCTTGGTCGCATCAGGCCTCCCGGCGGTTTGCTTTGTTGGCGTGGGCGGTTGACGTGGCATCGAGTCGCCCGATCCGTCGCTCGAGTCTTTCCACGCCGGCGCGCGCCTCGTCCACGCCCTCGAGAAAGGCCGCCAGGTCGAGGTCGTCGGCGATGACCCGGGCCTCGTGCACCAGGTAGTCGTGTTGCTCGATGCGGCGGGTTTCGCGCCATTCGCTCGCGGTGCGTTCAACCTCTCGCGCTGTCTGTTCGACCAGGCCGGCGGCCGAGACGCCGACTTTTTCCGCCAGCCAGTCGGCCCAGTCGATGTCGAGTTCGCTCAAGGCGCGCAGGAAACGGGTGGCCGTCTGTTCATCGCCCTCGATCACGAGATCACCGGTAAACAGCGAGTCCGAGCTGTGCTCGCGCTGTAGGGCGGCCAGCAACGCCGGCCCGCTGGTATGAATGCGGGCGTCGGGCGGCAGATCGTCCGCGGCGCGCCACATCAGCCCGTTGGTGGTGGGCGTGACGGTCAGCGTCAGGCTGGGGTGTTCGATCTCGAGGGCAATTACCAGGCCGGCCAGGTCGGCCAGCCGGGCGCGCGCGTTCGGATCACGCTCAATCAGCCGATTGATCACGGTTTCGGCGCTGAAACGCAGGGCGGTGGAAATCATGGGTGCGCGGGCAGTGAGGAATGGATCAGAGCCAGTCGGTCAGGGCAATGCCCACACCGATGCGGCTGACCGAGCGATTGTAGTCGATCAGGCTTTCCCCGTAGCCGTTGAAGTACTGCACGTAGCCCTTGACGCGATTTGACAGCGGGAAGCTGTAGTCGACCTGGATCGCGCCCTTGTTGTTGGCGAAATCGAGGTTGTTGCGCAGGGTGGCGGCGATGGTCTGATCGTTCCACTTGTAGGCGAGCAGTAAATCGCCGTAGCCCATGTAGTCGGTGATATCGGGGTTTTCGTCCTCGTCGGCCTCGGGTAGTCGGTACCAGCCGCGCAGGCGGCCGGCGAAATTGCCCCGACCGAACGAGGTGCTTGCGGCCAGCCGATTCCAGCTGCGCGAGCGCTCGCCGCCCTGGCCGTTGGAAGTATGGATCAGCGACAACCGGCTGCGCTTGAAGGTTAGGCCGGCCAGCGAGAAATCCGTCTCGAGGGTCAGGCCCAGCTCGGGCTCGTAGTTGGTCTCGCGGAACGGAGACGAGGCGTCCTGCTCCTCGCCCAACAGCTTGGTGTTGTAGGTCTGCCAGAGCGAGAGTTGGGTATAGCCGAAATACAGGGCGGTGTTGGGGCCGAACGGGTCCTCGAACCAGTCGAACTGGAACGACAGCTGGAACTTGGTCTCGGCGTGTTGCGGCTCGAAGTCGTAGACGTCGCGCGACAGGTCGGTGGGCGTGTAGGTCGCCGGCATGATGTAGTTGGGTCGGTAGCTGCGCATCACGAACGGATTGCGCTCGCCCGACTGTTCCGACTGCAGTCGACGCTCCAGGGCGACCGGCTCGGACTCGTTGATCAGCGGGATGGTGGCCTCTTGGTCCGCTTTCGAGCCGGTGTCGATCGCATCGCTGCTGGCGCTGGGCGATTGACGACGCTCCTCGTCCTGCGTGGCGTCGTCCTCGATAGCAGCCGGTCCGCTCGAGGCCAGTCGATCAAAGCAGGCCAGCCGTTCCGCGTCGGCATCGATCTTGGCGCACGCCGACCAGTCGGGCGTGGCTGTCTGGGCAGTGGCCGGGCTCAGAACGCCGAGCAGGACCAGTCCGGCCAGCGTGGCGGGCAGCTGACCGTGATTGAGATGGAGCAAGGGACGGGACATGGCGGCAAGTCTTTGATGGATGGCGGCCGGTGGGCCATGATAGACGGTAGGGCAGGTCTGCACGAATCTGATGGCGCTCGGCGTCGTCCTGACGTGGCCGCCGGTACGCCGGCGGTGCCATCTTGGCAACGAGCGACTCGTCGGCCCAGCGTGGCGTCAGTCGCAACGGCGGCCTGCAGACCTCTCCCCATTGAGGAACGCGGAGTCGGCGGCGTCATGCCGCCTCGGGAAGACACGAGTCAGGGGCTCGGAGTTCCGCCATCGATGCCGGAGGACAGAGGTATGGGGCAGGCCAAGAAGCACGCTCGGCAACTGGATGCCGATTTCCTTACCCAGCCGGCCGGCGAGGTCGCTGCCGTGCTCATTCGCGCCCAGCAGGCCGTTTTTCGTCGTGCCTGGGCCCATTACCTCGAGGCGGCCGATGATGACCCCGAGGCCCTGCACGACCTGCGGGTCGAGTTGCGGCGCCTGCGTGTCTGGTTGCGGTTGTCGCGCGACGTGGTTCGAACGCGCAAGTCGACACGGCGGCGCCTCAAGGCGCTGGCCCGGGCCAGCAGCCCGATGCGCGATCACGAGGTGATGCTGGAATTGCTCGATCGCGTGGCTCGAGATGCCGACGGCGCCGATGTCGCGGCGCGGATACGTCGTCTCGCCGATGAACGTCAGCCGGCGGGCGTTGATCTGGCGTTTGACGTCAAGCCGGGCCTCAAGCCGCGGGCACGCAAGGGCACTACCCCGTTCGACCGCTGGTTCGCGAGCCAGGTTGCCATGATGACCGAGCAAATCGAGCGGGACCTGTCGTCCGGTCGTTCGGGGTTCCACGCGGCACGCATCCAGGTCAAGCATCTGCGCTACCTGATCGAACCCATGCACGAGCCCTTTGCCGTGGTCGACTCCATGCTGGCCGATCTCAAGACCGTTCAGGACTGGCTGGGCGACCTGCACGATCTGGTGGTCTTCCGTGCGCACCTGGCCGATTACGCCGGCTGGCTACTGACCGACGCATTACCCGCGCCTCTCGCCCGTCCGGGCAAGCAGGCCAGACCCTTGAGCCAGACCTTCGCCGGCGTACGCGACGACATCATCCGACTCTCGGCCTGGCAGGACGCCCAGTTCGAGGCGATGTGGCGTGACTGGGAAACACGCCGCCCGGCGCTTGAGAAACGACTGTATGCGGCTCGCAATCGGCTGGTCGGCGAGCTCGACAAAGCCGCCGGTGCCGCCGATTGACAAGACAGGGCAAAACGACAAGAATGCCCGGTCCCGCGCCGGAGTAGCTCAGTTGGTAGAGCAGGTCATTCGTAATGACAAGGTCGGGGGTTCGACTCCTCTCTCCGGCACCACTTTTCTCTATATCCGTAACGGAACCTTTGCCACGCGTTGACTGTCTTACCAGTCAGTAGATCGGGCAAAAGAATTCGTTTCGAGTGTCTTGAAATACGGGTCGACAGTCCCAACACTGTTAATCAACCGGGGGTGATACGGCTTCGACGTGGGTCGCGAAACTCAAGGTGCATGCCGAGGTGTAGTCTCCTCGTTAAACAACTGCAAAACCAATAGTTGCCAACGACGACAACTACGCACTCGCAGCTTAAAACCCTGTAGGGTGCCGTCTGGCCGGAGCCGTGCTTGTGCGTCCGGAACCCAGGCGTCGACTCTCACAAGCTCGTGGTGAAGCGCGTCCGGCGTGGATCCACTAAAACTCAAACCGGACTCGCCGAGTATCTTCCCTGCCTGTCGGGTAGTACGCGGTTAAAGCAATAGACAGGACAAGCATGTAGGACCGAGAGCGTAGGGCTTGCGGACGCGGGTTCGACTCCCGCCACCTCCACCAAACTCCGCCGAAAGGGCTAGCCAGCGATGGTTGGCCCTTTTTTTGCGCGCGTCTCTCGGCCTCGGCGGAGTCCCGCCCTTACGGCCGGCGTTTCCGTAGCGTTCCGGACGTGCCATGATCCGAACATGAATTCAACCGATCGTTTTGCCATGACATCGAGGGCGTCGTGCTGAGGCTGGCGCTATTGTCGGTGTTGATGCTGTTCACGGCCGCGGGTCAGGCCCGCGAGGTGACGGTCGGGTTGTACGAGAACGATCCCAAGATCTTCCGCGATGCCGGGGGGCATCCGTCGGGCATCTTCGTCGAGCTGATCGAACGCATGGCGGCGGAAGAGGGGTGGGAACTCGAGTTCGTGGAGTGTGCCTGGGCCGACTGCCTCGAGCGCACGTCGCGTGGCGAGATCGACCTGATGCCGGATGTGGCCATCAGCGAGCAGCGGGAGGTTCGATTCGACTTTCACACCTTGCCTGCCCTGCACAGCTGGTCGCAGGTCTATCGCCGCCCCGGCCTGGAAGTGGACTCGATCTTCGACCTGAGCGGGCGTCGGGTGGCGTTGCTGGAGGGGTCGATCCAGCAGGCGCGGATTGGTGCCTTGCTCGACGAGTTCGGTATCACCCACGAGTCCCTGGCGGTCGATGACTTTCATGCCGCCTTCGAGGCGGTGGCCGAGGGGCGCGCGGACGTAGCCCTGGTCAATCACCTGTTCGGCAGCCGCTATCACGCCGACTACGGCCTCAAGCGCACGCCGGTGGTAATGGAGCCGGCCCGGCTGTTCTTCGCGACCGGCGCCGGGCGCAATGCCGAACTGCTGGCGGCGATCGATCGCCACCTGGCGCGTTGGCAGGCCGACGGCGACTCGGTCTATTTCGACATCCTGGAGCGCTGGCTGGGCGAACGCCCGCGGGTGCTGGTGCCCGGCTGGGTGGGATGGCTGTTCGCGACCGGTGGCCTGCTGCTTTTGATTGGCCTGGGCGTGGTGTTCTGGCTGCGCCGAGCGGTGGTTGTTCGTGGTCGCCGCCTGGCGGAAACGCGTCGTGCGCTCGAGACGGCCTACGAGGTGATCGAGGCCAGTCCGGTGGTGCTGTTCCGATGGCAGCTTGCCCCCGGTTGGCCGGTGGAATTCGTCTCCGGCAACGTCGATCGTTGGGGCTATTCCCCCGAGGAATTCCTGAACGGGACGCGCGATTTTGCCGAGATCCTCCACCCGGAGGATCTCGATCGCGTCGCCGCCGAGGTGGAGGAACGGCTCGGTGCGGGCGCGACGGCCTTCCGGCAGGAGTATCGCATTCTGCGTGCCGATGGCAGCGCGCGCTGGGTGGCCGACCTGACGCACGTGTTCCGCCATGAAGACGGTGAGGTCGATCGCATCGAGGGCGTGATCACGGACATCACCGAGCAGCGCGAGGGCGAACGACGCCAGCGTGAGGCCGCGGCGGTGCTGGAAAACACGCTCGAGGGCGTGATCATCACCGATGCCGACGAGCGCATCGTGATGGTCAATCGCGCCTTCCAGTCGTTGACCGGCTACACCGAGGCGGAGGTGCTCGATCGGCCGGTCACCCTGCTGGATGCCGAACACGCAACCAGCCCCTGGCCGGCAATCCGCGAGGAGCTGGCGGCGAGCGGGCACTGGCAGGGCGAATTGACCAGTCGGCGCAAGAATGGCGAGCGCTTTCCCGAACTGCGGGCCATCAGTCGGGTGGTCGGGCCGGCCGGCGAGGACGATCACGTGGTGCACCTGTTCACCGACATGTCGCGCCTGCGGGCGACCGAGGCGCGCCTGGATTTTCTCGCCCGGCACGATGCCCTGACCGACCTGCCCAACCGGGCGCTGCTGCTCACGCACCTGCGTGAACGTGTGGCCTCGGCTGACGTCGGGGCGCTGGGCTTGCTGCTGATCGATCTCGATCGCTTCCGCGACGTCAACGACAGCTACGGCCACCACGTCGGCGATGCCCTGTTGCGTCAGGCGGCGCGACGCCTCGAGTCGCTGATCGAGGGGCGCTGCCTGGCGCGCCTGGGGGGCGACGAATTCGCCGTGCTTGCCGAAAACGTGGGTCGGGCCGATCTTGCCACGCTGGCCGAAACGATCATCGCGGCGCTCACCCGACCATGGCGACTGGATAACGGCACCGAGGTGCGTCTGGGCGCCAGCGTCGGCATTACCTGCTACCCGGATTTCGGTCGCAGCCCCGAGGCCCTGCTGCAACAGGCCGACGCCGCCGTCTATCGGGCCAAGGCCGAGGGGCGCGGCAGCTTCCGTTTCTTCGATGACAGCCTCACCGCCGGTGCCCGTCACCGCATCGAGATGGAGACCCGCCTGAGGCGCGCGATCGAGGCCGATGAACTGGAGTTGCACTACCAGCCGCAGGTCGATGTCACCAGCGGGCGGATGATCGGTGCCGAGGCACTGGTGCGCTGGCGCGACGGCGACCGGGGGCTGGTGCCGCCGGATGCCTTCATCCCGGTGGCCGAGCAGACCGGCATGATCGCCGCGCTCGGCGACTGGGTCCTGCGCGAGGCCTGCCGTCAGGGGCGGGAGTGGCACGATGCCGGCTTGCCGGTCCCGAGACTGGCCGTGAATGTATCGGCGCGACAACTGCAGGACGAGTCGCTGGTTGATCGGGTCCGAGCGGTGCTAGACGAGACCGGCTACCCGCCCGATCGGCTCGAGCTCGAACTGACCGAAAGCGCACTCATGCATCAGCAGGAACGCTCCGTCCGGGTGTTGCGCGCCCTGCGGCGACTGGGGCTGCATCTGGCGATCGACGATTTCGGTACCGGTTATTCCTCGCTGGCCTACCTGAGGCAATTCCCCATCGACGTCCTCAAAATCGACAAGCGCTTCGTCGATGACCTCGCCGACAACAACGACGACCGCGAGATCGCCGGGGCAATCCTCGCGATGGGCCATGCCCTGCGCCTGTCGGTGCTCGCCGAGGGGGTCGAGACCGAAGCGCAACTGGCCTTCCTGCGGGCCAATGGCTGTGACAGCTACCAGGGCTACCTCTTCAGCCCGCCGCTGCCGCCCGCGGGTTTTGCCCGCCTCCTGGCCGACTGAGTCGGTCGGGGCGCCCGCGCGCTGCTACGCTCAGAGCCATGGCCCCTCGGTGAACGCTGGCGGGCAGGGGCCGCGTGACGATGGAGGAACGAACATGACGAAAAACGGTGGACTGCTGGCCGATGCGCTGGTGCACCTCAAGCCGTTGATGGACGACGAACGCATCTCGGGGGACGCCCGGCGACGATTGTCGCAACCCAACCGGGTGGTCGAGGTGGAGATCCCGTTGCGCATGGATGACGGTTCGCTCAAGGTCTTCACCGGCTGGCGATCGCTCTACGACAACACCCGCGGGCCGGGCAAGGGCGGCATCCGCTTCCACCCCAGCGTCACCGGCGACGAGGTCGCCGCGCTCAGTTTCTGGATGGCCGTCAAGTGCGCCGTGGTCGACCTGCCGTTCGGCGGGGCGAAGGGCGGTGTCTGCGTCGATCCCAAGCAGCTCTCGCGCCTGGAGCTCGAGCGCCTCTCGCGAGGCTACATCCGCGCGCTGCTCGACGTGATCGGCCCTGATCGGGATATCCCCGCACCGGACGTCAACACCAACGAGACCATCATGGGCTGGATGGCCGACGAGTACCGCCAGGCCGCCGGCCGGCACCAACGCGGCGTGATCACCGGCAAGCCGCCGGGGCACGGCGGCTCGCTGGGGCGTACGGCGGCCACCGGCCGCGGGGCGCTGCAGGTGCTCAATATCTGGGAGCGCCGGCGCGGACGGGCCGACCAGCGCCCGCGCGTGGCCGTGCAGGGCTTCGGCAACGCCGGCTTTCACTTCGCCCGCCTGGCGCACGATGCGGGCTACCGGGTGGTCGCCATCGCCGATTCGCGCGGCGCGATCTACCGGGAGGAGGGCCTCGACCCGCTGCCGATCTGGGAGCGCAAGCACCAGTCCACCGAGCTCTCGGGTCAGGTCTACTGCGAGGAGTCCGTCTGTGCGGAGGTGGAGGTCGACAAGCTCACCAACGAGGAGTTGCTCGCCCTCGACGTCGACGTGCTGGTGCTGGCCGCACTCGAGAACGCCATCACCGAGAAGAACGTCGATGCGATCCGTGCGCCGACGATCCTGGAGATCGCCAACGGCCCGATCAACAACGCCGCCGACCGCCAGCTGGCCGAGCGTGACATCACCGTCATTCCCGACGTGCTCGCCAATAGCGGCGGGGTGATCGTCAGTCACATGGAGTGGGTGCAGAACCGCATCGGCGACTACTGGACCGAGGACGAGATCGAGCGGCGATTGTCCGATCGCCTTGCCGAGCAGGCCGACCTGGTCTTCGAACGGGCGGTCACCGAGGAGGAATCCTTGCGTTCGGCCGCCTACCGGCAGGGTATCGAACGCATCGCCATCGCCATGGACGGGCTGGGCACCGAGCGGTATTTCTGCGGCGATACCGGGCCCTAGAAAGGCCGTCGGCGCATGGGCGGGGCAACCGTTTCGGGCGGTCGGTTTGCACGGCGGTTCCGGTACAATGCGCCCATGTCTCAAGATCCCATTCTCGATCCGCTCAACGCCGCCCAGCGCGAGGCGGTCACCAGTCCGTCACTAGCCACCCTGGTGCTTGCCGGGGCCGGTTCGGGCAAGACCCGCGTGCTCACTCATCGCATGGCCTGGCTGGTTGCCGAGCAGGGCATCTCGCCCTACTCGCTGCTGGCCGTGACGTTCACCAACAAGGCCGCCGGCGAGATGCGCGGGCGTTTGGGCTCCTTGCTCGACGGGCAGGAGCTCGGCCCGCGCGGTGTCGACGGCATGTGGGTGGGCACCTTCCACGGCCTGTCGCATCGCCTGCTGCGCCAGCATGCCCGCGAGGCGGGTCTGCCCGAGGGCTTCCAGATCATCGACTCGGACGATCAGCTGCGGCTGGTCAAGCGCCTGATCCGCGAGGCGGAACTGGACGAGAACCGCTTCCCCCCTAGGCTGGTTGCCTCGATGATCAACGGCTTCAAGGAGGACGGCCTGCGCGCTCGTCACGTGGTGCCGGGCGACGATCCGATCCGCGACCAGGTGATCGTGATCTACAAGGCCTACGAGCGTGTCTGCGAGCGCAGTGGGCTGGTCGACTTCACCGAACTGCTGCTGCGCGCCACCGAGTTGTTGCGCGGCAACGATGCGCTGCGCGCGCACTACCAACGCCGTTTCCGTCAGGTCTTGATCGACGAGTTCCAGGACACCAACGCCCTGCAGTACGCCTGGGCGCGGTTGCTGGTGGGCGAGGACAACGGCATCTTCGCCGTCGGCGACGACGACCAGTCGATCTATGGCTGGCGCGGGGCGAAGGTCGAGCACATCCAGCACTTCTCGCGCGACTTCCCCAATACCCACCTGATCCGCCTGGAGCAGAACTACCGCTCGACGCGCACCATCCTCGAGGCGGCCAACAGCGTCATCGCGCGCAATCAGGGCCGCCTGGGCAAGAACCTCTGGACCGAGGGCGATCACGGCGCGCCGATCCGCTTCTATCGCGCCTTCAACGACCAGGACGAGGCCAACTTCGTGGTCGAGCAGATCGCCACGGCGGTGCGTGAGGGCCACGACCGGGCCGACTGCGCGGTGCTGTACCGCTCGAATGCCCAGTCGCGCCTGCTGGAGGAGGCACTGATACGCGAGGGCATGCCGTACCGCATCTACGGGGGCTTGCGCTTCTTCGAGCGCGCCGAGATCCGTGATGCGCTCGCCTACCTGAAGCTGGTGGCCAATCGCCATGACGACACCTCCTTCGATCGGATCGTCAATCGCCCCACCCGCGGCATCGGCGACAAGACCCTGAACGAGGTCCGCCAGGCCGCCCGCGAGCAGGGCGCCTCGCTGTGGGATGCCGCGCTGATCCTCTTGGCGGAGAACCGCCTGTCCGCCCGGGCGGGCGGGGCGCTGCGGCAGTTCATGACCCTGATCGAGGCGATCGACCAGCAGACCATCAACGACGAGTTGGGCGAGCGGATCGAGAAGACCATCGACAAGAGCGGCCTGCGCGCCCTGTTCGAGAAGGACCGCGACCGCGAGCGCGGCGAGGCGAAGATCGAGAACCTCGACGAGCTGGTCAACGCCGGGCGCGGGTACGTCATGGACCGCG harbors:
- a CDS encoding Glu/Leu/Phe/Val family dehydrogenase, which encodes MTKNGGLLADALVHLKPLMDDERISGDARRRLSQPNRVVEVEIPLRMDDGSLKVFTGWRSLYDNTRGPGKGGIRFHPSVTGDEVAALSFWMAVKCAVVDLPFGGAKGGVCVDPKQLSRLELERLSRGYIRALLDVIGPDRDIPAPDVNTNETIMGWMADEYRQAAGRHQRGVITGKPPGHGGSLGRTAATGRGALQVLNIWERRRGRADQRPRVAVQGFGNAGFHFARLAHDAGYRVVAIADSRGAIYREEGLDPLPIWERKHQSTELSGQVYCEESVCAEVEVDKLTNEELLALDVDVLVLAALENAITEKNVDAIRAPTILEIANGPINNAADRQLAERDITVIPDVLANSGGVIVSHMEWVQNRIGDYWTEDEIERRLSDRLAEQADLVFERAVTEEESLRSAAYRQGIERIAIAMDGLGTERYFCGDTGP
- the uvrD gene encoding DNA helicase II, producing MSQDPILDPLNAAQREAVTSPSLATLVLAGAGSGKTRVLTHRMAWLVAEQGISPYSLLAVTFTNKAAGEMRGRLGSLLDGQELGPRGVDGMWVGTFHGLSHRLLRQHAREAGLPEGFQIIDSDDQLRLVKRLIREAELDENRFPPRLVASMINGFKEDGLRARHVVPGDDPIRDQVIVIYKAYERVCERSGLVDFTELLLRATELLRGNDALRAHYQRRFRQVLIDEFQDTNALQYAWARLLVGEDNGIFAVGDDDQSIYGWRGAKVEHIQHFSRDFPNTHLIRLEQNYRSTRTILEAANSVIARNQGRLGKNLWTEGDHGAPIRFYRAFNDQDEANFVVEQIATAVREGHDRADCAVLYRSNAQSRLLEEALIREGMPYRIYGGLRFFERAEIRDALAYLKLVANRHDDTSFDRIVNRPTRGIGDKTLNEVRQAAREQGASLWDAALILLAENRLSARAGGALRQFMTLIEAIDQQTINDELGERIEKTIDKSGLRALFEKDRDRERGEAKIENLDELVNAGRGYVMDRDTAEEMGELEAFLAHASLEAGEAQGAAWEDCVQMMTLHAAKGLEFPQVFLVGVEEGLFPHQMSIDEPGRLEEERRLCYVGITRAEQQLTITCAESRRLHGKQIFPMPSRFLGELPPDLVEEVRPRAARAATAFGARRPEGEPGPRTHKQNETGFEIGQNVRHAKFGEGTILDCEGTGASARVQVNFGQHGAKWLILSYANLQPA
- a CDS encoding EAL domain-containing protein, producing the protein MLRLALLSVLMLFTAAGQAREVTVGLYENDPKIFRDAGGHPSGIFVELIERMAAEEGWELEFVECAWADCLERTSRGEIDLMPDVAISEQREVRFDFHTLPALHSWSQVYRRPGLEVDSIFDLSGRRVALLEGSIQQARIGALLDEFGITHESLAVDDFHAAFEAVAEGRADVALVNHLFGSRYHADYGLKRTPVVMEPARLFFATGAGRNAELLAAIDRHLARWQADGDSVYFDILERWLGERPRVLVPGWVGWLFATGGLLLLIGLGVVFWLRRAVVVRGRRLAETRRALETAYEVIEASPVVLFRWQLAPGWPVEFVSGNVDRWGYSPEEFLNGTRDFAEILHPEDLDRVAAEVEERLGAGATAFRQEYRILRADGSARWVADLTHVFRHEDGEVDRIEGVITDITEQREGERRQREAAAVLENTLEGVIITDADERIVMVNRAFQSLTGYTEAEVLDRPVTLLDAEHATSPWPAIREELAASGHWQGELTSRRKNGERFPELRAISRVVGPAGEDDHVVHLFTDMSRLRATEARLDFLARHDALTDLPNRALLLTHLRERVASADVGALGLLLIDLDRFRDVNDSYGHHVGDALLRQAARRLESLIEGRCLARLGGDEFAVLAENVGRADLATLAETIIAALTRPWRLDNGTEVRLGASVGITCYPDFGRSPEALLQQADAAVYRAKAEGRGSFRFFDDSLTAGARHRIEMETRLRRAIEADELELHYQPQVDVTSGRMIGAEALVRWRDGDRGLVPPDAFIPVAEQTGMIAALGDWVLREACRQGREWHDAGLPVPRLAVNVSARQLQDESLVDRVRAVLDETGYPPDRLELELTESALMHQQERSVRVLRALRRLGLHLAIDDFGTGYSSLAYLRQFPIDVLKIDKRFVDDLADNNDDREIAGAILAMGHALRLSVLAEGVETEAQLAFLRANGCDSYQGYLFSPPLPPAGFARLLAD
- a CDS encoding CHAD domain-containing protein — encoded protein: MPEDRGMGQAKKHARQLDADFLTQPAGEVAAVLIRAQQAVFRRAWAHYLEAADDDPEALHDLRVELRRLRVWLRLSRDVVRTRKSTRRRLKALARASSPMRDHEVMLELLDRVARDADGADVAARIRRLADERQPAGVDLAFDVKPGLKPRARKGTTPFDRWFASQVAMMTEQIERDLSSGRSGFHAARIQVKHLRYLIEPMHEPFAVVDSMLADLKTVQDWLGDLHDLVVFRAHLADYAGWLLTDALPAPLARPGKQARPLSQTFAGVRDDIIRLSAWQDAQFEAMWRDWETRRPALEKRLYAARNRLVGELDKAAGAAD
- a CDS encoding ubiquinone biosynthesis accessory factor UbiJ, which produces MISTALRFSAETVINRLIERDPNARARLADLAGLVIALEIEHPSLTLTVTPTTNGLMWRAADDLPPDARIHTSGPALLAALQREHSSDSLFTGDLVIEGDEQTATRFLRALSELDIDWADWLAEKVGVSAAGLVEQTAREVERTASEWRETRRIEQHDYLVHEARVIADDLDLAAFLEGVDEARAGVERLERRIGRLDATSTAHANKANRREA
- a CDS encoding phospholipase A, which produces MSRPLLHLNHGQLPATLAGLVLLGVLSPATAQTATPDWSACAKIDADAERLACFDRLASSGPAAIEDDATQDEERRQSPSASSDAIDTGSKADQEATIPLINESEPVALERRLQSEQSGERNPFVMRSYRPNYIMPATYTPTDLSRDVYDFEPQHAETKFQLSFQFDWFEDPFGPNTALYFGYTQLSLWQTYNTKLLGEEQDASSPFRETNYEPELGLTLETDFSLAGLTFKRSRLSLIHTSNGQGGERSRSWNRLAASTSFGRGNFAGRLRGWYRLPEADEDENPDITDYMGYGDLLLAYKWNDQTIAATLRNNLDFANNKGAIQVDYSFPLSNRVKGYVQYFNGYGESLIDYNRSVSRIGVGIALTDWL
- the ubiB gene encoding ubiquinone biosynthesis regulatory protein kinase UbiB; the protein is MRPRLLWRLVVIQFVLLRHGLDEIVLALKIFRPIRFLKFTSPWYWFSNNRQRTRGERLVAALEDLGPIFVKFGQMLSTRRDLLPPDLSEALSALQDRVRPFPAELARQRIEAALGDSVTEHFARFEAEPLASASIAQVHAATLDDGQEVVVKITRPGIHRRIRSDLEILYTVARLAERYWSEGPRLHPVEVVREFDKTLMNELDLQREAANAAELKRQFEGSKMLYVPEVYWDWCRTDVLVQERIHGIPIARMDLLRAANVNMKRLAERGVEVFFTQVFKHNFFHADMHPGNIFVDATDPDQPRYMAVDFGIVGSLMPEDQRYLAENFHAFFNRDYRRVAELHVESGWVPNTTRVEEFEAAIRTVCEPIFQKPLREISFGHFLLRLFQVARQFDMEVQPQLVLLQKTLLAIEGLGRELYPDLDLWQTAKPFIERWMRERIGPKAFLERFKDELPYLNQHLAELPRLSIQAMQQVHRQSELLEGQRQELAAIREQACRDRARNRLTLIGALLLVVFLATQGRGLEESGLMGLGWLGWAELIAAAGFLFAALRR